From Skermanella sp. TT6, a single genomic window includes:
- a CDS encoding glucokinase, with protein sequence MTGTRYLVADIGATNARFGLLDAAGRLLHTRTLPCNGYPTLEAAGQAYLASAQPDAHPAEGAFAIAGPVTGDVLTMTNHPWTFSVLETCKALGLGRLEVVNDFTAVAMSIPLLAEADRLQVGDGSPVPHDVIGVIGPGTGLGVSGLIHGPGGWTALAGEGGHVTMAPVSDRESAVLDRLRRQFTHVSAERVISGQGLVNLYEALSLLDHREPEGLTPADIAGRGLDGSDATCVEALEMFCAMLGTVAGNLALTLGSRGGVYIAGGIVPRLGGFFNRSRFRERFVEKGRLRDFLGPIPTYVVTHELPAFLGLKAVLDKVA encoded by the coding sequence ATGACCGGAACACGCTATCTCGTCGCCGACATCGGCGCGACCAACGCCCGCTTCGGGTTGCTCGACGCGGCCGGCCGCCTGCTCCACACCCGCACCCTGCCCTGCAACGGCTATCCCACGCTGGAGGCCGCGGGCCAAGCCTACCTGGCCTCCGCCCAGCCCGACGCCCACCCGGCGGAAGGCGCCTTCGCGATCGCCGGGCCGGTGACCGGCGACGTGCTGACCATGACCAACCATCCCTGGACCTTCTCGGTGCTGGAGACCTGCAAGGCGCTCGGCCTCGGCCGGCTGGAGGTGGTCAACGACTTCACCGCCGTCGCCATGTCGATCCCGCTGCTGGCCGAGGCCGACCGGCTCCAGGTCGGCGACGGGTCACCCGTCCCGCATGACGTGATCGGCGTGATCGGCCCCGGCACCGGCCTGGGCGTTTCCGGCCTGATCCATGGTCCCGGAGGCTGGACCGCGCTCGCGGGAGAAGGCGGGCACGTGACCATGGCGCCGGTCTCGGACCGGGAGAGCGCCGTGCTCGACCGGCTCCGCAGGCAGTTCACCCATGTCTCGGCGGAGCGGGTGATCTCCGGCCAAGGGCTCGTCAACCTGTACGAGGCCCTTTCCCTGCTCGACCACCGCGAGCCCGAGGGCCTGACCCCCGCCGACATCGCGGGCCGCGGGCTGGACGGCAGCGACGCGACCTGCGTCGAGGCGCTGGAGATGTTCTGCGCCATGCTGGGTACCGTCGCCGGCAACCTCGCGCTGACCCTGGGCTCGCGCGGGGGAGTCTATATCGCGGGCGGCATCGTCCCCCGGCTCGGCGGCTTCTTCAACCGCTCCCGGTTCCGCGAGCGGTTCGTCGAGAAGGGCCGGCTGCGCGACTTTCTCGGGCCGATACCCACATATGTCGTGACCCATGAGCTGCCGGCCTTCCTAGGACTGAAGGCCGTCCTGGACAAGGTCGCGTAA
- the otsA gene encoding alpha,alpha-trehalose-phosphate synthase (UDP-forming), whose product MSRLVVVSNRVAPIDEGKQSAGGLAVAVLAALKKTGGIWFGWSGDVVAAPPSAPSLTPVGRLTYATLDLAKRDYEEYYNGYANSTLWPLFHFRLGLTNFSRRNYAGYQRVNSLFASKLAPLLEPDDMVWVHDYHLIPFAEQLRMIGMKHRMGFFLHTPFPAPEILVALPNHEDLVRALCAYDVVGFHTLCDLRCFINYIRFEARGTVTDRGPGEGYYIKAFGRTLVARSFPISIDTEPLVALAAQAANTRQTERLRDSLVGRDLIIGVDRLDYSKGLPQRFESFHCLLENYPANRGHVSFLQIAPPSRSDVPEYIAIRKELETLSGHINGRFAEFDWVPIRYLNKSFTRRSLAGFFRVSKVGLVTPLRDGMNLVAKEYVACQDPEDPGVLVLSRFAGAAEELDSALIVNPYDIESVADALQRALTMPLEERRQRHADMMGVLRRNDISVWRENFVTALTRAPYDS is encoded by the coding sequence TTGAGCAGACTGGTCGTGGTGTCGAACCGGGTCGCCCCGATCGACGAGGGCAAGCAGTCGGCCGGCGGGCTCGCCGTCGCCGTGCTGGCCGCCCTCAAGAAGACCGGCGGCATCTGGTTCGGCTGGAGCGGCGACGTCGTCGCGGCGCCGCCGTCCGCCCCCAGCCTGACGCCGGTCGGTCGCCTGACCTATGCGACCCTCGACCTGGCGAAGCGGGACTACGAGGAATACTACAACGGCTACGCCAACTCCACGCTGTGGCCGCTGTTCCATTTCCGGCTCGGGCTGACCAATTTCAGCCGGCGCAACTATGCGGGATACCAGCGGGTCAACAGCCTGTTCGCCTCCAAGCTGGCGCCGCTGCTGGAGCCGGACGACATGGTCTGGGTCCACGACTACCACCTGATCCCGTTCGCCGAGCAGCTCCGCATGATCGGGATGAAGCACCGCATGGGCTTCTTCCTGCACACCCCCTTCCCGGCACCCGAGATCCTGGTGGCCCTGCCCAACCACGAGGACCTGGTGCGGGCGCTGTGCGCCTACGACGTGGTCGGGTTCCACACGCTGTGCGACCTGCGCTGCTTCATCAACTATATCCGGTTCGAGGCGCGCGGCACGGTGACCGATCGGGGACCCGGCGAGGGATACTACATCAAGGCGTTCGGCCGTACCCTGGTGGCCCGCTCCTTCCCGATCAGCATCGACACGGAGCCGCTGGTCGCTCTGGCGGCGCAGGCGGCCAACACCCGCCAGACCGAGCGCCTGCGGGACAGCCTGGTCGGGCGCGACCTGATCATCGGCGTCGACCGGCTGGACTATTCCAAGGGGCTGCCGCAGCGCTTCGAGTCCTTCCACTGCCTGCTGGAGAACTACCCGGCCAACCGGGGACACGTCTCGTTCCTTCAGATCGCCCCGCCGTCCCGCTCCGACGTGCCGGAATACATCGCGATCCGCAAGGAGCTGGAGACGCTGAGCGGCCACATCAACGGCCGCTTCGCCGAGTTCGACTGGGTGCCGATCCGCTACCTGAACAAGAGCTTCACCCGCCGCTCCCTGGCCGGGTTCTTCCGGGTCAGCAAGGTCGGGCTGGTGACCCCGCTGCGCGACGGCATGAACCTGGTCGCGAAGGAATATGTCGCCTGCCAGGACCCGGAGGACCCAGGCGTGCTGGTGCTGTCCCGTTTCGCCGGCGCCGCGGAGGAGCTGGATTCGGCGCTGATCGTCAATCCCTATGACATCGAATCCGTCGCCGACGCGCTCCAGCGGGCGCTGACCATGCCGCTGGAGGAGCGAAGGCAGCGCCATGCCGACATGATGGGCGTGCTCCGGCGGAACGATATCTCGGTCTGGCGCGAGAATTTCGTCACGGCGCTGACGCGGGCGCCCTACGATAGCTGA
- a CDS encoding FAD binding domain-containing protein: MNRFSYARPSDVAGAVREVASDPHARFIAGGTNLVDLMKYNVERPTRLVDITRLPLDRIEKSSAGGLRIGALVPNADLAYDPQVSKRYPLLADSILAGASPQLRNMASTGGNLLQRTRCLYFYDTGTPCNKREPGSGCSAIKGVNRINAILGTSDKCIATHPSDMCVGLAALAAKVHVAGPDGERVIPMADFHRLPGNEPERDTNLGPRELIVAVELPDEDFSGNYTYLKLRDRLSYAFALVSVAAALRLDGGRIAEARIALGGVAHKPWRDTSAEDLLRGKAPEEAVFRQAADHILRDAKGFGHNDFKIDLGRRAIVRALAQAAAGTPQTQIDKRIQ; encoded by the coding sequence ATGAACCGCTTCTCCTATGCCCGCCCGAGCGACGTGGCCGGGGCCGTCCGCGAGGTGGCGTCCGATCCCCATGCCCGCTTCATCGCCGGCGGCACCAATCTGGTCGACCTGATGAAGTACAATGTCGAGCGGCCGACCCGGCTGGTCGACATCACCCGGCTGCCGCTGGACCGGATCGAGAAATCCTCCGCCGGCGGGCTGAGGATCGGCGCCCTGGTCCCCAACGCCGACCTGGCGTACGATCCGCAGGTTTCCAAGCGCTACCCGCTGCTGGCGGATTCGATCCTGGCCGGCGCGTCGCCCCAGCTCCGCAACATGGCGTCGACCGGCGGCAACCTGCTCCAGCGCACCCGCTGCCTGTATTTCTACGACACGGGCACGCCGTGCAACAAGCGGGAGCCGGGCAGCGGCTGCTCCGCGATCAAGGGCGTCAACCGGATCAACGCGATCCTGGGCACCAGCGACAAGTGCATCGCGACCCATCCGTCCGACATGTGCGTCGGGCTGGCCGCGCTGGCCGCGAAGGTCCACGTGGCCGGGCCGGACGGCGAGCGGGTGATCCCCATGGCCGATTTCCACCGGCTGCCGGGGAACGAGCCGGAGCGCGACACCAACCTGGGCCCGCGCGAGCTGATCGTCGCGGTCGAGTTGCCGGACGAGGATTTCTCCGGCAACTATACGTACCTGAAGTTGCGCGACCGGCTGTCCTACGCCTTCGCCCTGGTGTCGGTCGCGGCGGCGCTGCGCCTCGACGGAGGCCGTATCGCGGAAGCCAGGATCGCGCTGGGCGGCGTCGCCCACAAGCCGTGGCGCGACACCTCGGCGGAGGACCTGCTGCGCGGCAAGGCGCCGGAGGAAGCCGTCTTCAGGCAGGCGGCGGACCATATCCTGCGCGACGCCAAGGGCTTCGGCCACAACGACTTCAAGATCGACCTGGGACGCCGCGCCATCGTGCGGGCGCTGGCCCAGGCCGCGGCGGGAACGCCGCAGACCCAGATCGACAAGCGGATCCAGTGA
- a CDS encoding phospholipase D-like domain-containing protein: protein MRTNVLHAATRKERSLDQMLASQALSRVTGATAVPGNGLRLLRNGAENYPAWIEAIGSARDWIQFENYIIYDDATGRTFVDLLAERARAGVRIYFLYDWLGCFRKLSRPMLRTLTQAGVQIRTFNPPRLDSPLGWLSRNHRKTLTVDGRIGFVSGLCVGDAWAGDPTGRRKPWRDTGVAIEGPVLDDLEAAFRRSWNAAGPALERLEPREPRGLPASAGDVSIRLIEGQPSEMGVYRLDLLIAAGVQDRLWLTDAYFVGTTAYIQALGEAARDGVDVRLLVPGISDIPITQALSRASYRPLLEAGVRIFEWNGPMLHAKTAVADGHWARVGSTNLNIASWIGNWELDLAIEDSRFAEAMETMYLEDLAQSTEVVLDVKHRPKALAPRSPRGHRQKKPSTARVAAGSLGIGNTVGAALTNRRAVGRAEAGVLAGAGAILLVVAILAAFFPRLIAVPIMLAALLVGGGLLMRAWKLRHPAKVRLSDPV, encoded by the coding sequence ATGCGGACCAACGTTCTTCACGCCGCGACACGCAAGGAGCGGTCGCTGGACCAGATGCTGGCGAGCCAGGCCCTGTCCAGGGTGACCGGCGCCACGGCCGTGCCCGGCAACGGCCTTCGCCTGCTCAGGAACGGGGCCGAGAACTATCCGGCCTGGATCGAGGCGATCGGTTCGGCCCGCGACTGGATCCAGTTCGAGAACTACATCATCTACGACGACGCGACCGGCCGCACCTTCGTGGACCTGCTGGCGGAGCGCGCCCGCGCGGGCGTCCGCATATATTTCCTGTACGACTGGCTCGGCTGCTTCCGCAAGCTGTCGCGCCCCATGCTCCGGACCCTGACCCAGGCCGGCGTCCAGATCCGGACCTTCAACCCGCCGCGCCTGGACAGCCCGCTCGGCTGGCTCAGCCGGAACCACCGCAAGACGCTGACGGTGGACGGGCGGATCGGTTTCGTTTCCGGCCTCTGCGTCGGCGATGCCTGGGCCGGCGATCCGACCGGCAGGCGCAAGCCGTGGCGCGACACCGGCGTCGCCATAGAGGGTCCCGTGCTGGACGACCTGGAAGCGGCGTTCCGCCGCAGCTGGAACGCCGCTGGCCCGGCGCTGGAACGGCTGGAACCCCGGGAGCCGCGCGGGCTTCCGGCATCGGCCGGCGACGTCTCGATCCGGCTGATCGAGGGCCAGCCGTCGGAGATGGGGGTCTATCGCCTCGACCTGCTGATCGCCGCCGGGGTGCAGGACCGGCTGTGGCTGACCGACGCCTATTTCGTCGGCACCACCGCCTATATCCAGGCACTGGGCGAGGCGGCGCGCGACGGCGTCGATGTCAGGCTGCTGGTGCCCGGGATCAGCGACATCCCGATCACCCAGGCGCTGTCGCGGGCGAGCTACCGGCCGCTGCTGGAGGCCGGCGTCCGCATCTTCGAGTGGAACGGCCCGATGCTCCACGCCAAGACCGCGGTGGCCGACGGCCACTGGGCGCGGGTCGGCTCGACCAACCTCAACATCGCGAGCTGGATCGGCAACTGGGAACTGGACCTCGCGATCGAGGACAGCCGCTTCGCCGAGGCGATGGAGACCATGTACCTGGAGGACCTGGCGCAGTCGACCGAGGTGGTGCTCGACGTCAAGCACCGGCCCAAGGCCCTCGCTCCGCGCAGCCCCCGGGGACACCGCCAGAAGAAGCCCAGCACCGCCCGCGTCGCCGCGGGCAGCCTCGGCATCGGCAACACGGTGGGAGCGGCCCTGACCAACCGCCGCGCCGTCGGCCGGGCGGAAGCCGGGGTCCTGGCCGGGGCGGGGGCGATCCTGCTGGTGGTGGCGATCCTGGCGGCCTTCTTCCCGCGCCTGATCGCGGTCCCGATCATGCTGGCTGCACTGCTGGTCGGCGGCGGACTGCTGATGCGCGCCTGGAAGCTCAGGCATCCCGCCAAGGTCCGCCTGTCCGACCCGGTTTAG
- a CDS encoding xanthine dehydrogenase family protein molybdopterin-binding subunit, with the protein MTSNIQDFRRPEGGRYVGSAQRRIDGKLKVTGGARYAGEFPAPGLTFGYVICSEIAHGRITRIDTSAAEAVPGVIKVLTHLNRPKVADEDKKYQDQTAPPGSPMRALGDDRIAYSGQPIGLVVAETFELARYAATLVEIEYESWPHKSDLKAERAAAYEPKEKRNGIAPAPPPRGDVDAAFAKAPVRFENEYRVAVEHHNPMEPHATTVIWGDGGKLTVYDKTQGVQNSQNYVTGVFGLNKEDVRVISPFVGGAFGSGLRPQYQLYLAVMAALDLKRSVRVVLTRDQMFTFVHRPDTIQTLALAADRDGKLQGIRHDAVAETSTFEDYQEVVVNWSGLLYDCPNTKLTYELAKMNTYTPGDMRAPGATLGVYALESAMDELAYATGIDPVDLRLKNYAEKDENEGKPFSSKELRACYAKAAERFGWSKRNPEPRSMREGRELIGWGMATGVWEAQMMQTSARAALKADGTLEVATATADIGTGTYTILAQLGADALGVPIEAVTVKIGDSSLPKSPVEGGSWAAASAGTAVQAACYTVREKLFNAARTVEGSPLANFSIDRVVFGNGRIAVDGDPSRSVTLADALAASGQAEISAEETAKPDPETKKKYSGYTHSAIFVEVRIDEELGVIRLTRVVNAVAAGRILNTKTARSQILGGVVFGIGMALHEESLMDKELGRFMNHNIAEYHIPAHADVRDIDVIFVDEHDDKASPIGVKGLGEIGIVGTAAAIANAVYHATGRRIRHLPITIDKVMGAGEA; encoded by the coding sequence ATGACCAGCAACATCCAGGACTTCCGCCGCCCCGAGGGCGGGCGTTATGTCGGCTCGGCCCAGCGCCGGATCGACGGCAAGCTGAAGGTGACCGGCGGAGCCAGGTATGCCGGCGAGTTCCCCGCTCCCGGCCTGACCTTCGGCTACGTGATCTGCTCCGAGATCGCCCACGGCCGGATCACCCGCATCGATACCTCGGCCGCCGAGGCGGTCCCCGGCGTCATCAAGGTGCTCACCCACCTGAACCGGCCGAAGGTCGCCGACGAGGACAAGAAATACCAGGACCAGACCGCCCCGCCGGGCTCGCCCATGCGGGCGCTGGGCGACGACAGGATCGCCTACAGCGGCCAGCCGATCGGGCTGGTCGTGGCGGAGACGTTCGAGCTGGCCCGCTACGCCGCCACCCTGGTGGAGATCGAGTACGAGAGCTGGCCGCACAAGTCGGACCTGAAGGCCGAGCGCGCCGCCGCCTACGAGCCCAAGGAGAAGCGGAACGGCATCGCCCCGGCCCCGCCGCCGCGCGGCGACGTGGATGCCGCCTTCGCCAAGGCCCCGGTCCGGTTCGAGAACGAGTACCGGGTCGCGGTGGAGCACCACAACCCGATGGAGCCCCACGCCACCACGGTGATCTGGGGCGACGGCGGCAAGCTGACCGTCTACGACAAGACCCAGGGCGTCCAGAATTCCCAGAACTACGTCACCGGCGTGTTCGGGCTGAACAAGGAGGACGTCCGGGTCATCTCGCCCTTCGTCGGCGGCGCCTTCGGCTCCGGCCTGCGGCCTCAGTATCAGCTTTACCTGGCGGTGATGGCGGCGCTGGACCTGAAGCGGTCGGTCCGCGTGGTGCTGACCCGCGACCAGATGTTCACCTTCGTCCACCGGCCGGACACGATCCAGACGCTGGCGCTGGCGGCCGACAGGGACGGCAAGCTCCAGGGCATCCGGCACGACGCGGTGGCCGAGACCTCGACCTTCGAGGACTACCAGGAGGTGGTCGTCAACTGGTCGGGCCTGCTGTACGACTGCCCCAACACCAAGCTCACCTACGAGCTTGCGAAGATGAACACCTACACGCCCGGCGACATGCGGGCGCCCGGCGCCACGCTGGGCGTCTATGCGCTGGAGTCGGCGATGGACGAGCTGGCCTACGCGACCGGCATCGATCCCGTCGACCTGCGGCTGAAGAACTATGCCGAGAAGGACGAGAACGAGGGCAAGCCGTTCAGCAGCAAGGAGCTGCGCGCCTGCTACGCCAAGGCCGCCGAGCGGTTCGGCTGGTCGAAGCGGAACCCGGAGCCCCGCTCCATGCGGGAGGGCCGGGAGCTGATCGGCTGGGGCATGGCGACCGGCGTCTGGGAAGCCCAGATGATGCAGACCAGCGCGCGGGCCGCCCTGAAGGCCGACGGCACGCTGGAGGTCGCGACCGCCACCGCCGACATCGGCACCGGCACCTATACCATCCTGGCCCAGCTCGGCGCCGACGCGCTGGGGGTCCCGATCGAGGCCGTGACGGTCAAGATCGGCGACAGCTCCCTGCCGAAGTCGCCGGTCGAGGGCGGGTCCTGGGCCGCGGCGTCGGCCGGGACCGCCGTCCAGGCCGCCTGCTACACCGTGCGCGAGAAGCTGTTCAACGCGGCCCGCACCGTCGAGGGCTCGCCGCTCGCCAATTTCAGCATCGACCGCGTCGTGTTCGGGAACGGGCGGATCGCGGTGGACGGCGACCCGTCGCGTTCCGTCACCCTGGCCGACGCCCTGGCCGCCAGCGGGCAGGCGGAGATCTCGGCCGAGGAGACGGCCAAGCCCGATCCGGAGACCAAGAAGAAGTACTCGGGCTACACCCATTCCGCCATCTTCGTCGAGGTGCGGATCGACGAGGAGCTTGGCGTGATCCGCCTGACGCGCGTCGTCAACGCGGTGGCCGCCGGCAGGATCCTGAACACCAAGACCGCCCGCAGCCAGATCCTGGGCGGCGTCGTGTTCGGCATCGGCATGGCGCTCCACGAGGAGAGCCTGATGGACAAGGAACTCGGCCGCTTCATGAACCACAACATCGCCGAGTACCACATCCCGGCCCATGCCGACGTCCGGGACATCGACGTGATCTTCGTGGACGAGCACGACGACAAGGCGAGCCCGATCGGCGTGAAGGGCCTGGGCGAGATCGGCATCGTGGGCACGGCGGCGGCGATCGCCAACGCCGTGTACCACGCCACCGGCCGCCGCATCCGGCACCTGCCGATCACGATCGACAAGGTGATGGGCGCGGGAGAGGCGTAG
- a CDS encoding TIGR03364 family FAD-dependent oxidoreductase, with protein sequence MTHYDLAVIGGGIVGLAHALAAARRRLKVCVIDRDRRSNGASVRNFGFVTVTGQRAGVTWNRARRSRDVWAEVAPLAGIPVLHRGTAVVAHRPEAMAVLEQFAGGTMGEGCRLLDPGEVARTLPMVRPDIRGALWSPHELRVEPREALPKLAAFLAAAHGVDFLWGVQARGVETGAADAVVVDTTAGRITASRVAVCPGGDLLSLFPETLARRGLTQSKLHMLRLAPQPAGWRLPGSVMQDLSLVRYEGYTDLPGVPALKARLDAEAGDALANGIHLIVVQGADGSLVVGDSHHYDPTPDPFAPAGVDAIILRHAAETLDIPDMTVTERWLGCYPSSPTETAFIDAPDPAVRLSVVSSGTGMSTAFAIGEEAVADLFGEGPAP encoded by the coding sequence GTGACGCATTACGATCTGGCGGTCATCGGCGGCGGAATCGTCGGGCTGGCCCATGCGCTGGCCGCCGCGAGGCGCCGCCTGAAGGTCTGCGTGATCGACCGGGACCGGCGGTCCAACGGCGCCTCGGTCCGCAATTTCGGATTCGTGACGGTCACCGGACAGCGCGCCGGCGTCACCTGGAACCGGGCGCGTCGCAGCCGCGACGTCTGGGCCGAGGTGGCTCCCCTGGCGGGCATTCCCGTCCTGCACCGGGGAACGGCGGTCGTCGCCCATCGGCCCGAGGCCATGGCCGTCCTGGAGCAGTTCGCCGGCGGAACCATGGGCGAGGGGTGCCGCCTGCTCGATCCCGGCGAGGTGGCGCGAACCCTGCCGATGGTCAGGCCGGACATCAGGGGTGCCCTGTGGAGCCCCCACGAGCTGCGGGTCGAGCCGCGCGAGGCCCTGCCGAAGCTGGCGGCGTTCCTGGCCGCCGCCCACGGCGTCGATTTCCTCTGGGGCGTCCAGGCGCGCGGCGTCGAAACCGGCGCGGCCGATGCCGTCGTCGTGGATACCACCGCAGGACGCATCACGGCGTCGCGCGTCGCCGTCTGCCCCGGCGGCGACCTGCTGTCCCTCTTCCCCGAGACGCTGGCCAGGCGCGGCCTGACCCAGAGCAAGCTCCACATGCTGCGCCTCGCCCCCCAGCCGGCCGGGTGGCGCCTGCCGGGATCGGTGATGCAGGATCTCAGCCTCGTCCGTTACGAGGGCTACACCGACCTGCCCGGCGTGCCGGCGCTCAAGGCGCGGCTGGACGCCGAGGCGGGGGACGCGCTCGCCAACGGCATCCACCTGATCGTCGTCCAGGGCGCCGACGGCTCTCTGGTGGTCGGCGACAGCCACCATTACGACCCGACGCCCGACCCCTTCGCCCCCGCCGGGGTGGACGCGATCATCCTCCGGCACGCGGCTGAGACTCTGGACATTCCCGACATGACCGTGACCGAGCGCTGGCTCGGCTGCTATCCGTCGTCCCCCACGGAAACCGCCTTCATCGACGCTCCCGACCCGGCGGTGCGCCTGTCCGTCGTCTCCAGCGGAACCGGCATGAGCACCGCCTTCGCCATCGGCGAAGAGGCGGTGGCTGACCTGTTCGGGGAGGGGCCGGCCCCCTGA
- a CDS encoding DUF1003 domain-containing protein: protein MAVQGDKVGTSKANGVRARLTEEEHRLLSRLRHRKPARNPPAEAGGPGLGDRLADRVAAVVGSWRFIIIQAALLILWIVANLFAWWSAWDPYPFILLNLVLSFQAAFTAPVIMMSQNRQGDIDRMNAQHDYEVNTKAELEIELLHQKIDLLREQEIALLLKMVSRFEQRMEAMQEAAAVRGADGPGGE from the coding sequence ATGGCGGTTCAGGGCGACAAGGTCGGCACATCCAAGGCGAACGGCGTCAGGGCGCGCCTGACCGAGGAGGAGCACCGGCTGCTGTCCCGGCTGCGGCACCGCAAGCCCGCGCGCAATCCTCCCGCCGAAGCGGGTGGGCCGGGGCTGGGGGACAGGCTGGCCGACCGGGTCGCCGCCGTCGTGGGGTCCTGGCGCTTCATCATCATCCAGGCGGCGCTCCTGATCCTCTGGATCGTCGCCAACCTGTTCGCATGGTGGAGCGCCTGGGACCCTTATCCCTTCATCCTGCTGAACCTGGTGCTGTCCTTCCAGGCGGCCTTCACCGCGCCGGTGATCATGATGAGCCAGAACCGCCAGGGCGACATCGACCGGATGAACGCGCAACATGACTACGAGGTCAACACCAAGGCCGAGCTGGAAATCGAGCTGCTGCACCAGAAGATCGACCTGCTGCGCGAGCAGGAGATCGCCCTGCTGCTGAAGATGGTGAGCCGGTTCGAGCAGCGGATGGAGGCGATGCAGGAAGCGGCAGCCGTCCGGGGAGCGGACGGCCCGGGCGGGGAGTAA
- a CDS encoding (2Fe-2S)-binding protein, whose translation MPNIGPASGSAQAIPITLTINGEVRHLKVEPWTSLLDLLRDGLDLTGTKKGCDHGQCGACTVLIDDRRVNSCLTLAVMQDGASVTTIEGIAGIEGGQDLHPIQDAFIEHDAFQCGYCTPGQICSAVGLIKEGRAHTADEIRELMSGNLCRCGCYTNIVAAIEQVVGQGDRMKEAAE comes from the coding sequence ATGCCGAACATCGGGCCGGCAAGCGGCTCCGCGCAAGCCATCCCGATCACCCTGACCATCAACGGCGAGGTCCGGCACCTGAAGGTCGAACCCTGGACCAGCCTCCTCGACCTGCTGCGCGACGGTCTCGACCTGACCGGCACGAAGAAGGGATGCGACCACGGACAGTGCGGCGCCTGCACGGTTCTGATCGACGATCGCCGGGTCAACTCCTGCCTGACCCTGGCTGTCATGCAGGACGGCGCCAGCGTCACCACGATCGAGGGCATCGCGGGCATCGAGGGCGGCCAGGACCTTCACCCGATCCAGGACGCCTTCATCGAGCACGACGCCTTCCAGTGCGGCTACTGTACGCCCGGGCAGATCTGTTCCGCCGTGGGCCTGATCAAGGAAGGCAGGGCCCACACCGCCGACGAGATCCGCGAGCTGATGAGCGGCAACCTGTGCCGCTGCGGCTGCTACACGAACATCGTGGCGGCGATCGAGCAGGTGGTCGGCCAGGGCGACCGGATGAAGGAGGCCGCGGAATGA